A genomic region of Papaver somniferum cultivar HN1 chromosome 7, ASM357369v1, whole genome shotgun sequence contains the following coding sequences:
- the LOC113294770 gene encoding probably inactive receptor-like protein kinase At2g46850: MTLKFEDYVNITMSTNRIALQNQQILEEQQPMSRFHSPPLLLTFIVIFRAFNQITISYSLQQEQVLVSPNKCNEKCGHLQISFPFHLNTSCGSLSHPDTFRLSCSNSTKLHLDLGSQSYQVLNILYGGIVVDFPGIYSCRRYFDVNSFGFSGNEFYGISLDNVLGLSDCEDSSVCRVGCEKITVLDCERSNDTISSTCCYPLSDRSIWRIGNGFSRFSSFGCRGFSSWVQGKRGVKLEWALPRNFSKNVCAENGFFVNATTVKDGVRCKCQDGFIGDGFRDGVGCLKSCIKGGREVYGSNCSTERHEKKKTIILAGFFISAFIVGSIAALYGISRRPITLGKWDSDPGNDDMNVISFRKASKPRFFTYEELELATKGFDDGQKLVDGINGGTVHAGILSDGSHVAIQKVHCKNEQDLTQVLSRIEILSSVPHKHVASILGCCFDSDRTPFVIYQFSTNGTLEEHLNHGGDRKSGLDWYQRLIIAAETASTLAYLQQEISPPIYHHNLKSGNIYLDQDYSIKIAGFGLMNFMEGSSLCHNSEGGTFYRTDVYDFGILLLEIVAGSTKNRDLPNAALSKIRSRKLEEIVDQSLYYHEQPQFRREQMETIADIAARCLLFGGDGRLSMMDVAKELIQITKDSLDGSARRGPAIDETFSNSSLLQMISMSPDTSFAH, encoded by the exons ATGACGCTAAAATTtgaagattatgtcaatataaccatgtcaacgaatCGGATCGCATTACAAAATCAACAAATCTTAGAAG AACAACAACCCATGTCTAGATTCCACTCTCCACCACTTCTCCTTACTTTCATTGTTATTTTCAGAGCCTTTAACCAAATAACCATTTCTTATTCGcttcaacaagaacaagttttggtttcTCCAAATAAATGCAATGAAAAATGTGGGCATTTACAAATATCATTTCCTTTTCATTTGAACACTTCTTGTGGCAGTTTATCACATCCGGACACTTTCCGTCTTTCTTGTTCAAATTCAACTAAACTTCATTTGGATTTGGGGTCTCAAAGTTATCAAGTTCTTAATATTTTGTATGGTGGGATTGTTGTAGATTTTCCTGGTATCTACTCTTGTCGCCGCTACTTTGATGTGAATTCCTTTGGGTTCAGTGGGAATGAATTTTATGGTATATCTCTTGATAATGTACTTGGTTTATCTGACTGTGAAGATTCTTCAGTTTGTAGAGTAGGATGTGAGAAAATTACAGTGTTGGACTGTGAAAGATCCAATGATACTATTTCTTCAACTTGTTGTTACCCGCTTTCGGATAGAAGTATTTGGAGAATAGGCAATGGATTTTCCCGGTTTTCGAGTTTTGGATGCAGGGGATTTTCAAGTTGGGTGCAGGGCAAACGCGGTGTTAAATTGGAATGGGCACTTCCTAGAAATTTTTCAAAGAATGTCTGTGCTGAAAATGGTTTCTTTGTCAATGCTACTACAGTTAAAGATGGAGTTAGATGCAAATGCCAAGATGGGTTTATCGGAGATGGCTTCCGCGATGGAGTTGGTTGCTTGAAAT CTTGTATCAAAGGTGGGCGTGAAGTATACGGGAGCAATTGTAGTACCGAGCGAcatgaaaagaagaaaactatcatTCTAGCTG GGTTTTTCATTTCTGCATTCATCGTCGGATCCATAGCTGCACTTTACGGAATCTCAAGAAGACCTATTACTCTGGGAAAGTGGGACTCTGATCCAGGAAATGATGACATGAATGTCATATCATTCCGCAAAGCCTCTAAACCGCGGTTCTTTACATATGAGGAATTGGAGTTGGCCACGAAAGgatttgatgatgggcaaaaacTTGTTGATGGAATTAATGGGGGAACCGTTCATGCAGGGATTCTTAGTGATGGATCACACGTAGCTATACAGAAAGTACATTGCAAAAATGAACAGGATCTTACTCAAGTCTTATCTCGAATCGAGATTTTATCTTCGGTTCCACATAAACATGTTGCTTCTATACTAGGCTGTTGTTTTGATTCAGACCGAACACCATTTGTCATCTATCAGTTCTCCACAAATGGAACCCTGGAAGAACATTTGAATCACGGGGGAGACAGAAAAAGTGGTCTGGACTGGTACCAAAGGCTAATCATCGCAGCTGAAACGGCTAGCACTCTTGCATATTTGCAGCAGGAAATATCTCCTCCGATTTATCACCACAACCTCAAATCCGGGAATATCTATCTAGACCAAGATTACTCGATTAAGATTGCTGGTTTTGGGCTAATGAACTTCATGGAAGGGTCTTCTTTGTGTCATAATTCGGAAGGAGGTACGTTTTACCGAACTGATGTGTATGATTTTGGTATTCTTTTGCTCGAGATAGTTGCAGGTTCAACCAAAAATAGAGATCTTCCAAATGCGGCTTTATCAAAGATTAGAAGTAGGAAGTTAGAAGAAATCGTTGATCAGTCATTATATTATCATGAACAGCCACAATTTCGTCGAGAACAAATGGAAACCATCGCAGACATTGCAGCTAGATGTTTGTTGTTTGGTGGAGATGGAAGGCTAAGTATGATGGATGTAGCAAAGGAACTCATTCAAATCACAAAAGACAGTTTGGATGGAAGTGCCAGGAGGGGACCTGCAATTGATGAAACTTTCTCGAATTCGAGTCTCTTACAGATGATATCAATGTCTCCAGATACAAGTTTTGCGCATTGA
- the LOC113297638 gene encoding protein LHY-like isoform X1 produces MDSYSCGEDLFLKARKPYTITKQRERWTEEEHNRFLEALKLHGRAWQRIEEHIGTKTAVQIRSHAQKFFSKLEKEAVVKGVSLGQTLEIEIPPPRPKRKPSYPYPRKSYRASSITSSVPVTDGKLLTLTSSLYPGSEISELKNDPSSQNPGGTENSAREKETLDEENCLEDNLFQEASCVSVPSASQSSISTSMVLQKICTFREFVPSRKDIIESKDHIGKGDYPKLDTKDVLKSDRTEANLSHVDINGTGEMLSLKNSCHSSQDKLVRGNNTDKLKKPENVGQLSTADEIQANHSYPRHVPVHIVNMSSGACVQPRPPGVYPTPNICHLGSHGNPYIFPNLTVSAATQPNSNITSRSSLHHQTLPNFPPPFAPLHNQETQKSAQNISSAFGGLLMSALLQNPAAHTASLAASFWPTPNGETSLDSSAGPLGGFLSEQMSATPNLAAIAAATVAAASAWWAAHGMLPLCPPMHTGFSYPQPQPTTATPMDITHAPLVDNNERQDNSTNNSPWEAEQIDPEVSEATKPQNRTSKWQTLSSSDSAESGGGSQSNCNKPKSAGEEQNPDTTTELVHDSNKSKMRKKVDRSSCGSNTASSTEVETDALEQDEEEPEQDQAEKEREESKEADSNHQVGEHNRRSRSSTSNTNGNTSANTNGSTSTNTNTNESWKEVSEEGRIAFQALFTRQVLPQSFSPPPDPKIIVQQQQQQQQPAENIVMEELKQISDVKDDDDEQMLQLNLSSSNSWGVNPEHSSLLDNNVTESSFLSMGLGHGKFKARRTGFKPYKRCSVEAKESRITGGSGQCCEEKGPKRIRLEGDASTL; encoded by the exons AACATATTGGGACAAAGACCGCTGTGCAGATTAGAAGTCATGCACAAAAGTTCTTTTCAAAG CTGGAAAAGGAGGCTGTTGTTAAAGGCGTTTCACTGGGGCAAACTCTAGAGATAGAGATTCCTCCTCCGCGCCCTAAAAGAAAGCCAAGCTATCCATATCCCAGAAAGAGTTACAGAGCTTCTTCTATCACTTCATCTGTGCCAGTGACGGATGGAAAGTTATTAACGTTGACCTCATCTTTGTACCCTGGTAGTGAAATATCAGAATTGAAGAATGATCCATCGTCTCAG AACCCTGGTGGAACTGAAAATTCAGCAAGAGAGAAAGAAACtcttgacgaggaaaactgcttGGAAGACAACCTGTTCCAAGAGGCTTCTTGTGTTTCTGTCCCTTCAGCAAGCCAAAGCTCCATATCAACATCTATGGTACTTCAAAAGATCTGCACCTTCAGGGAGTTTGTTCCTTCGAGAAAAGATATAATTGAAAGTAAGGACCATATTGGAAAGGGTGATTATCCGAAATTGGACACCAAAGACGTTCTGAAATCTGATAGAACTGAAGCTAACTTGTCGCATGTGGATATTAATGGCACTGGTGAAATGCTGAGCTTGAAAAACAGCTGTCATTCCTCGCAGGATAAACTGGTCAggggaaataacacagacaaacTCAAGAAACCAGAAAATGTAGGTCAACTATCTACTGCTGATGAGATACAGGCCAACCATAGCTATCCAAGGCATGTGCCAGTTCATATTGTGAACATGAGCTCAGGAGCATGTGTGCAACCTCGGCCACCTGGTGTATATCCTACGCCAAACATTTGTCATTTAGGATCCCATGGAAATCCTTACATATTTCCAAATCTAACTGTTTCTGCAGCTACTCAACCTAATAGCAATATCACTTCACGGTCTTCACTTCATCACCAAACATTGCCAAATTTTCCTCCTCCCTTTGCCCCACTTCACAACCAAGAAACTCAAAAATCAGCTCAGAACATTTCTTCTGCATTTGGGGGCCTTCTTATGTCAGCTCTGCTGCAAAATCCAGCAGCCCACACAGCAAGCCTTGCTGCTTCTTTCTGGCCCACCCCTAATGGAGAAACATCTTTAGACTCGTCTGCTGGTCCACTTGGAGGATTTCTATCGGAACAAATGAGTGCAACTCCAAATTTGGCTGCGATTGCTGCTGCTACAGTGGCGGCTGCATCTGCCTGGTGGGCGGCACATGGTATGTTACCCTTATGCCCTCCTATGCACACTGGCTTTTCTTATCCACAACCTCAACCAACAACTGCAACTCCAATGGATATTACACATGCTCCACTAGTCGATAACAATGAGCGTCAAGATAATAGCACAAATAATTCTCCGTGGGAAGCTGAACAGATAGATCCAGAAGTTTCCGAGGCTACAAAACCACAAAATCGGACATCCAAATGGcaaactttgtcatcatcagACTCTGCGGAAAGCGGGGGAGGCTCACAGTCAAACTGCAATAAGCCTAAATCTGCTGGAGAGGAGCAGAATCCTGATACGACTACCGAGTTGGTACATGATTCTAACAAATCAAAGATGCGGAAGAAAGTTGATCGTTCTTCTTGTGGATCCAACACCGCTTCCAGCACTGAAGTTGAAACAGATGCTTTAGAGCAGGACGAGGAGGAACCTGAGCAAGACCAGGCcgagaaagagagagaagaatCAAAGGAAGCTGATTCAAACCATCAAGTTGGTGAGCATAATCGTCGAAGCAGAAGTAGCACAAGCAATACAAATGGCAACACCAGCGCCAACACGAACGGCAGCACCagcaccaacaccaacaccaacgAGTCGTGGAAGGAGGTCTCAGAAGAG GGGCGGATAGCTTTCCAAGCACTCTTCACCAGACAAGTTCTCCCGCAGAGCTTTTCACCACCACCTGATCCAAAGATCATTgtacagcaacaacagcaacagcagcaaccagCTGAAAACATTGTTATGGAAGAATTGAAGCAGATTTCAGATgtgaaagatgatgatgacgaacaAATGTTACAATTAAACCTCAGTAGTAGTAACTCATGGGGAGTTAATCCTGAACACTCCAGTTTGTTAGACAACAATGTCACAGAAAGTAGTTTCTTATCCATGGGGCTTGGACATGGAAAATTCAAAGCTCGTAGAACAGGATTTAAACCCTACAAAAGATGTTCAGTGGAGGCTAAAGAGAGCAGAATCACCGGCGGAAGTGGACAATGTTGTGAGGAGAAAGGTCCAAAGAGAATACGTTTAGAAGGTGATGCTTCAACGTTATAG
- the LOC113297638 gene encoding protein LHY-like isoform X2: MDELGSESKLEKEAVVKGVSLGQTLEIEIPPPRPKRKPSYPYPRKSYRASSITSSVPVTDGKLLTLTSSLYPGSEISELKNDPSSQNPGGTENSAREKETLDEENCLEDNLFQEASCVSVPSASQSSISTSMVLQKICTFREFVPSRKDIIESKDHIGKGDYPKLDTKDVLKSDRTEANLSHVDINGTGEMLSLKNSCHSSQDKLVRGNNTDKLKKPENVGQLSTADEIQANHSYPRHVPVHIVNMSSGACVQPRPPGVYPTPNICHLGSHGNPYIFPNLTVSAATQPNSNITSRSSLHHQTLPNFPPPFAPLHNQETQKSAQNISSAFGGLLMSALLQNPAAHTASLAASFWPTPNGETSLDSSAGPLGGFLSEQMSATPNLAAIAAATVAAASAWWAAHGMLPLCPPMHTGFSYPQPQPTTATPMDITHAPLVDNNERQDNSTNNSPWEAEQIDPEVSEATKPQNRTSKWQTLSSSDSAESGGGSQSNCNKPKSAGEEQNPDTTTELVHDSNKSKMRKKVDRSSCGSNTASSTEVETDALEQDEEEPEQDQAEKEREESKEADSNHQVGEHNRRSRSSTSNTNGNTSANTNGSTSTNTNTNESWKEVSEEGRIAFQALFTRQVLPQSFSPPPDPKIIVQQQQQQQQPAENIVMEELKQISDVKDDDDEQMLQLNLSSSNSWGVNPEHSSLLDNNVTESSFLSMGLGHGKFKARRTGFKPYKRCSVEAKESRITGGSGQCCEEKGPKRIRLEGDASTL, translated from the exons CTGGAAAAGGAGGCTGTTGTTAAAGGCGTTTCACTGGGGCAAACTCTAGAGATAGAGATTCCTCCTCCGCGCCCTAAAAGAAAGCCAAGCTATCCATATCCCAGAAAGAGTTACAGAGCTTCTTCTATCACTTCATCTGTGCCAGTGACGGATGGAAAGTTATTAACGTTGACCTCATCTTTGTACCCTGGTAGTGAAATATCAGAATTGAAGAATGATCCATCGTCTCAG AACCCTGGTGGAACTGAAAATTCAGCAAGAGAGAAAGAAACtcttgacgaggaaaactgcttGGAAGACAACCTGTTCCAAGAGGCTTCTTGTGTTTCTGTCCCTTCAGCAAGCCAAAGCTCCATATCAACATCTATGGTACTTCAAAAGATCTGCACCTTCAGGGAGTTTGTTCCTTCGAGAAAAGATATAATTGAAAGTAAGGACCATATTGGAAAGGGTGATTATCCGAAATTGGACACCAAAGACGTTCTGAAATCTGATAGAACTGAAGCTAACTTGTCGCATGTGGATATTAATGGCACTGGTGAAATGCTGAGCTTGAAAAACAGCTGTCATTCCTCGCAGGATAAACTGGTCAggggaaataacacagacaaacTCAAGAAACCAGAAAATGTAGGTCAACTATCTACTGCTGATGAGATACAGGCCAACCATAGCTATCCAAGGCATGTGCCAGTTCATATTGTGAACATGAGCTCAGGAGCATGTGTGCAACCTCGGCCACCTGGTGTATATCCTACGCCAAACATTTGTCATTTAGGATCCCATGGAAATCCTTACATATTTCCAAATCTAACTGTTTCTGCAGCTACTCAACCTAATAGCAATATCACTTCACGGTCTTCACTTCATCACCAAACATTGCCAAATTTTCCTCCTCCCTTTGCCCCACTTCACAACCAAGAAACTCAAAAATCAGCTCAGAACATTTCTTCTGCATTTGGGGGCCTTCTTATGTCAGCTCTGCTGCAAAATCCAGCAGCCCACACAGCAAGCCTTGCTGCTTCTTTCTGGCCCACCCCTAATGGAGAAACATCTTTAGACTCGTCTGCTGGTCCACTTGGAGGATTTCTATCGGAACAAATGAGTGCAACTCCAAATTTGGCTGCGATTGCTGCTGCTACAGTGGCGGCTGCATCTGCCTGGTGGGCGGCACATGGTATGTTACCCTTATGCCCTCCTATGCACACTGGCTTTTCTTATCCACAACCTCAACCAACAACTGCAACTCCAATGGATATTACACATGCTCCACTAGTCGATAACAATGAGCGTCAAGATAATAGCACAAATAATTCTCCGTGGGAAGCTGAACAGATAGATCCAGAAGTTTCCGAGGCTACAAAACCACAAAATCGGACATCCAAATGGcaaactttgtcatcatcagACTCTGCGGAAAGCGGGGGAGGCTCACAGTCAAACTGCAATAAGCCTAAATCTGCTGGAGAGGAGCAGAATCCTGATACGACTACCGAGTTGGTACATGATTCTAACAAATCAAAGATGCGGAAGAAAGTTGATCGTTCTTCTTGTGGATCCAACACCGCTTCCAGCACTGAAGTTGAAACAGATGCTTTAGAGCAGGACGAGGAGGAACCTGAGCAAGACCAGGCcgagaaagagagagaagaatCAAAGGAAGCTGATTCAAACCATCAAGTTGGTGAGCATAATCGTCGAAGCAGAAGTAGCACAAGCAATACAAATGGCAACACCAGCGCCAACACGAACGGCAGCACCagcaccaacaccaacaccaacgAGTCGTGGAAGGAGGTCTCAGAAGAG GGGCGGATAGCTTTCCAAGCACTCTTCACCAGACAAGTTCTCCCGCAGAGCTTTTCACCACCACCTGATCCAAAGATCATTgtacagcaacaacagcaacagcagcaaccagCTGAAAACATTGTTATGGAAGAATTGAAGCAGATTTCAGATgtgaaagatgatgatgacgaacaAATGTTACAATTAAACCTCAGTAGTAGTAACTCATGGGGAGTTAATCCTGAACACTCCAGTTTGTTAGACAACAATGTCACAGAAAGTAGTTTCTTATCCATGGGGCTTGGACATGGAAAATTCAAAGCTCGTAGAACAGGATTTAAACCCTACAAAAGATGTTCAGTGGAGGCTAAAGAGAGCAGAATCACCGGCGGAAGTGGACAATGTTGTGAGGAGAAAGGTCCAAAGAGAATACGTTTAGAAGGTGATGCTTCAACGTTATAG